From the Acidicapsa ligni genome, one window contains:
- a CDS encoding porin, whose product MQIPRFTSSSLPCLILSASMLAICPSLHAQATPAEPAATNASDLESGNFFERLGNFYHRDWTGTLPSSPAPERRALEAPLDSSPFPSSDWGYGGSPAIGVPDANVYPLMTAFKHQNSRTKIYGWISPSFNVSTSDKNNFPVSYDIYPNSVVLNQAVLYIERLPNTVQKTHFDFGYHLTALYGNDYRFTTAKDYFSQQLLQKNRRYGFDPVLEYIDLYFPVKEGLDIRVGRFLSVPGIEAQLAPNNYNMTHSLLYSIDPFTDTGIIGTLKVNKQWIVQVGLSAGHDVAPWSDDRKPSLITCLDYSTASNHDNFYACANGINSGKYAYNNLQDYDATWYHKFNAKWHSATEAWYMYERDVPNVAGNVANPIPTEIGANGAFCQPGVLTCTAPEYAIVNYINREINSKLMIGFRSDLLDDKKGQRTGFATKYTENTLYATKYIGSTVMIRPEIRFDHSWDESAYNNGKARNQFFAGMDLIYKF is encoded by the coding sequence ATGCAAATCCCACGTTTTACTTCATCGTCGCTCCCATGCTTGATTTTGTCGGCCTCGATGCTTGCCATCTGTCCTTCACTTCACGCACAAGCGACTCCAGCGGAGCCGGCAGCCACAAACGCCTCAGATCTTGAAAGCGGCAACTTCTTCGAAAGACTAGGCAACTTCTACCATCGCGATTGGACAGGAACACTCCCTTCAAGCCCCGCGCCAGAACGCCGCGCTCTCGAAGCTCCACTCGATTCCTCGCCCTTTCCCAGCTCCGATTGGGGCTATGGCGGCTCGCCCGCAATCGGCGTTCCGGACGCCAATGTCTATCCGCTGATGACCGCTTTCAAGCACCAGAACAGCCGCACCAAAATCTACGGCTGGATCTCGCCAAGCTTTAACGTCAGCACCTCAGACAAGAACAACTTCCCCGTCTCGTACGACATTTATCCCAACAGCGTTGTCCTGAACCAGGCAGTTCTCTACATCGAGCGCCTTCCGAACACCGTGCAGAAGACTCACTTCGACTTCGGCTATCACCTCACCGCGCTCTACGGCAACGACTACCGCTTCACCACGGCAAAGGACTACTTCAGCCAGCAGTTGCTGCAAAAGAACCGCCGCTATGGATTCGATCCCGTCCTCGAATACATCGATCTCTACTTCCCCGTAAAGGAAGGCCTCGACATCCGTGTCGGCCGTTTCCTCTCCGTTCCCGGAATCGAAGCACAGTTAGCGCCGAACAACTACAACATGACGCACTCCCTGCTGTACTCAATCGATCCATTCACCGACACCGGAATCATCGGCACGCTCAAAGTCAACAAGCAATGGATCGTGCAGGTAGGCCTGTCCGCAGGACACGATGTAGCGCCCTGGTCCGACGACCGCAAGCCATCTCTGATCACCTGCCTGGATTACTCCACCGCCAGCAACCACGACAACTTCTACGCCTGCGCCAACGGCATCAACAGCGGCAAATACGCCTACAACAACCTGCAGGACTACGACGCCACCTGGTACCACAAGTTCAATGCCAAATGGCACTCCGCCACCGAAGCCTGGTACATGTATGAGCGCGACGTACCCAACGTAGCAGGCAACGTAGCCAACCCCATCCCCACGGAGATAGGCGCCAACGGAGCCTTCTGCCAACCCGGAGTGCTAACCTGCACAGCACCTGAGTACGCTATCGTGAATTACATCAATCGAGAGATCAACAGTAAGCTGATGATCGGCTTTCGCTCTGATCTTCTCGACGATAAGAAAGGCCAGCGTACCGGCTTCGCAACCAAGTACACAGAGAACACTCTCTACGCAACAAAGTACATCGGCAGCACAGTCATGATAAGGCCGGAGATTCGCTTCGACCATTCATGGGATGAATCCGCCTATAACAATGGCAAAGCTAGAAATCAATTCTTTGCCGGAATGGACCTGATCTATAAGTTCTAA